The Paenibacillus sp. BIC5C1 DNA segment ACGGATTTTTTAGTTTCTTCAGTGATACCAACGATTTCGATCTCTTCGCCGACTTTAACAGTACCACGCTCTACACGACCTGTAGCAACAGTACCACGACCAGTGATGGAGAATACGTCCTCGACAGGCATCAAGAAAGGTTTGTCAGTTTGACGCTCAGGCAGTGGGATGTAAGTATCGATTTCTTTGAACATCTCAACGATTTTTTGAGCCCACTCACCATCAGGGTTTTGCAGAGCTTCACGAGCGGATCCACGAGTGATTGGAGTATCATCACCTGGGAACTCATATTCGTTAAGAAGGTCGCGAACTTCCATCTCAACCAATTCCAACAACTCTTCGTCTTCAACCATGTCACATTTGTTCAAGAATACAACAATGTAAGGTACGCCTACTTGACGGGAGAGCAAGATGTGCTCACGAGTTTGTGGCATTGGGCCGTCAGCTGCGGATACTACCAAGATAGCTCCGTCCATTTGTGCCGCGCCAGTGATCATGTTTTTAACATAGTCGGCGTGACCTGGGCAGTCTACGTGAGCGTAGTGACGAGTGTCAGTTTCGTACTCAACGTGAGCTGTGGAGATTGTGATACCGCGCTCGCGCTCTTCTGGAGCTTTGTCGATTTGGTCGAATGCTACAGCAGCACCACCGTAAGTTTTGGACAATACAGTTGTGATTGCAGCAGTCAGAGTTGTTTTACCATGGTCGACGTGACCGATAGTACCAATGTTAACGTGGGGTTTATTACGTTCGTATTTAGCCTTTGCCATTTGAACGTGGCCTCCTTAAAATTATAATTTTATGTTTTCACTAAATGAAGTGCAAAGAATTCATGACTCTTATGCACTTTCATTCAATGAGA contains these protein-coding regions:
- the tuf gene encoding elongation factor Tu; amino-acid sequence: MAKAKYERNKPHVNIGTIGHVDHGKTTLTAAITTVLSKTYGGAAVAFDQIDKAPEERERGITISTAHVEYETDTRHYAHVDCPGHADYVKNMITGAAQMDGAILVVSAADGPMPQTREHILLSRQVGVPYIVVFLNKCDMVEDEELLELVEMEVRDLLNEYEFPGDDTPITRGSAREALQNPDGEWAQKIVEMFKEIDTYIPLPERQTDKPFLMPVEDVFSITGRGTVATGRVERGTVKVGEEIEIVGITEETKKSVVTGVEMFRKLLDSAQAGDNIGALLRGVDRTQIERGQVLAKPGSVKPHTEFSAQIYVLTKEEGGRHKPFFTGYRPQFYFRTTDVTGIINLPEGTEMVMPGDNITVTVQLISPIAIEEGTKFSIREGGRTVGAGSVATIQK